From the genome of Proteus vulgaris, one region includes:
- a CDS encoding DUF1456 family protein — protein sequence MQNNFVLRSVRYMLDLSDAHVVEIMKLADFTVTKELVNSWLKKDDEPEFVECDDNAMGHFLNGLIFYRRGKDENFPAPEVEKRITNNIILKKLRVAFELKDVDILNIYELADFRVSKPELSAVFRKPGHKNYRNCGDQLVRYFLKGLTETLRGKGKAVKK from the coding sequence ATGCAAAATAATTTTGTTTTACGAAGTGTACGCTACATGCTGGATCTAAGTGATGCACATGTTGTTGAAATCATGAAATTGGCTGATTTTACAGTTACAAAAGAGTTAGTAAATAGCTGGCTGAAAAAAGACGATGAACCTGAATTTGTCGAGTGTGACGATAATGCGATGGGACATTTTTTAAATGGACTAATTTTTTATCGTCGTGGAAAAGATGAAAACTTCCCAGCACCTGAAGTTGAAAAGCGTATCACAAATAACATTATCCTAAAAAAACTGCGTGTCGCTTTTGAATTAAAAGATGTGGATATTCTAAATATTTATGAGCTTGCGGATTTCCGTGTTTCTAAGCCTGAATTAAGTGCTGTATTTCGTAAACCAGGGCATAAAAACTACCGTAATTGTGGCGATCAGCTTGTAAGATATTTCCTGAAAGGATTAACCGAAACCCTACGTGGTAAAGGTAAAGCAGTTAAGAAATAA
- a CDS encoding type II toxin-antitoxin system ParD family antitoxin yields MARVTSVTLGEHFNDFVGEMINSGRYGNTSEVIRDALRMMEIREERIQIIRKMVLDGVNSPESENNMDDIFTRAEKDLNV; encoded by the coding sequence ATGGCACGAGTAACTAGCGTAACTTTGGGTGAACATTTTAATGATTTTGTTGGTGAAATGATTAATTCAGGACGTTATGGAAATACCTCCGAGGTAATCAGAGATGCTTTACGTATGATGGAAATCAGAGAAGAACGGATCCAAATAATTCGTAAAATGGTACTAGATGGTGTGAATTCACCAGAAAGTGAAAATAACATGGATGATATTTTTACAAGAGCTGAAAAGGACTTAAATGTATAA